The following coding sequences lie in one Arachis hypogaea cultivar Tifrunner chromosome 9, arahy.Tifrunner.gnm2.J5K5, whole genome shotgun sequence genomic window:
- the LOC112709651 gene encoding phosphatidylinositol N-acetylglucosaminyltransferase subunit A-like, with the protein MMISDFLNPNFGGVENHIYYLSQCLLKLGHKVVVVTHAYGNRSGVRYMTGGLKVYYVPWRPFVMQNSFPTLFPSLPIIRTILIRERITIVHGHQAFSTLCHEALMHSRIMGYRVIFTDHSLYGFSDAGSIHMNKVLQFTLADVSQAICVSPTSRENTVLWSGLPPEKIFVIPNDVDTAMFKPAVVQPSRS; encoded by the exons ATGATGATCTCTGATTTTCTCAATCCCAACTTTGGTGGCGTCGAGAACCACATCTATTATCTCTCACAGTGCTTACTCAAGCTAGGCCACAAG GTAGTGGTTGTAACTCATGCATATGGAAACCGATCTGGGGTTAGATACATGACTGGTGGTTTGAAAGTTTACTATGTTCCGTGGAGGCCTTTTGTTATGCAGAATTCATTCCCAACCCTATTTCCCTCACTCCCCATTATTAGAACCATTCTCATTCGAGAAAGAATCACTATTGTCCATGGACATCAAGCATTTTCCACTCTTTGTCATGAAGCTCTCATGCATTCTAGAATAATGGGGTACAGGGTTATATTCACGGATCATTCTCTGTATGGATTTTCGGATGCTGGAAGCATACATATGAACAAGGTCTTGCAGTTTACATTGGCTGATGTGAGTCAGGCCATATGTGTTTCGCCTACGAGCAGGGAGAATACAGTGCTGTGGTCGGGGCTACCCCCGGAGAAGATTTTTGTTATACCTAATGATGTGGACACTGCAATGTTCAAGCCAGCGGTGGTGCAGCCGAGCCGCTCGtag
- the LOC112712661 gene encoding phosphatidylinositol N-acetylglucosaminyltransferase subunit A-like, with translation MTGGLKVYYVSWRTFVMQNSFPILFPSLPIIRTILIRERITTVHGHQAFFNLCHKALVHSRTMGYRVVFTDHSLYGFSDAGSIHMNKVLQFTLANVSEAICVSHTSNENTMLRSGLPPEKVFVITNVVDTAMFKPAVVQPSHSEIVIVVISRLVYRKGANLLVEVIPDVCRLHPNVRFIVGGDGPKRVWLEMREKHSLQDRVEMLGVVPHAQVRSVLISGHIFLNRFSFLIFSSF, from the exons ATGACTGGTGGTTTGAAAGTTTACTATGTTTCGTGGAGGACTTTTGTTATGCAGAATTCATTCCCAATCCTATTTCCTTCACTCCCCATTATTAGAACCATTCTCATTCGAGAAAGAATCACTACTGTTCATGGCCATCAAGCATTTTTCAATCTCTGTCATAAAGCTCTCGTGCATTCTAGAACCATGGGGTACAGGGTTGTATTCACGGATCATTCTCTGTATGGATTTTCGGATGCTGGAAGCATACATATGAACAAGGTCTTGCAGTTTACATTGGCTAATGTGAGTGAGGCCATATGTGTTTCGCATACGAGCAATGAGAATACAATGCTGCGGTCGGGGCTGCCCCCGGAGAAGGTTTTTGTTATAACTAATGTTGTAGACACTGCAATGTTCAAGCCAGCGGTGGTGCAACCGAGCCACTCGgagattgttattgttgttattagcCGGTTGGTTTATCGCAAGGGAGCAAATTTGCTTGTTGAAGTCATTCCAGATGTATGCCGTCTGCATCCCAAT GTTCGTTTCATTGTTGGAGGTGATGGACCTAAGCGTGTGTGGTTGGAGATGAGAGAAAAACATTCTCTTCAAGATCGAGTTGAAATGTTGGGAGTCGTGCCACATGCACAAGTCCGATCTGTTCTGATATCAGGGCACATCTTCTTAAACAGGTTCAGCTTCCTTATATTTTCCTCCTTTTAA
- the LOC112712659 gene encoding phosphatidylinositol N-acetylglucosaminyltransferase subunit A isoform X1: protein MDRKKYRIMMVSDFFYPNFGGVENHIYYLSQCLLKLEHKVVVVTHAYGNRSGVRYMTGGLKVYYVPWRPFVMQNSFPTLFPSLPIIRTILIRERITIVHGHQAFSTLCHEALMHSRTMGYRVVFTDHSLYGFSDAGSIHMNKVLQFTLADVSQAICVSHTSKENTVLRSGLPPEKVFVIPNAVDTAMFKPAVVQPSRSEIVIVVISRLVYRKGADLLVEVIPDVCRLHPNVSMHPNVRFIVGGDGPKRVWLEEMREKHSLQDRVEMLGAVPHAQVRSVLISGHIFLNSSLTEAFCIAILEAASCGLLTVSTRVGGVPEVLPDDMIILAEPDPGDMVLAIERAISMLPKVDPQVMHHRMRELYNWHDVAKRTEIVYDRALKCPNQNLFERVSRYLYCGVWAGKLFFVVMIVDFLFWRLLELWQPAEDIEEMPDLTLPHISNKETLQKTE, encoded by the exons ATGGATAGAAAAAAGTACAGAATTATGATGGTCTCTGATTTTTTCTATCCCAACTTTGGTGGCGTCGAGAACCACATCTATTATCTCTCTCAGTGCTTACTCAAGCTAGAGCACAAG GTAGTGGTTGTAACTCATGCATATGGAAACCGATCTGGGGTTAGATACATGACTGGTGGTTTGAAAGTTTACTATGTTCCATGGAGGCCTTTTGTTATGCAGAATTCATTCCCAACCCTATTTCCCTCACTCCCCATTATTAGAACCATTCTCATTCGAGAAAGAATCACTATTGTCCATGGACATCAAGCATTTTCCACTCTCTGTCATGAAGCTCTCATGCATTCTAGAACCATGGGGTACAGGGTTGTATTCACGGATCATTCTCTGTATGGATTTTCGGATGCTGGAAGCATACATATGAACAAGGTCTTGCAGTTTACATTGGCTGATGTGAGTCAGGCCATATGTGTTTCGCATACGAGCAAGGAGAATACAGTGCTGCGGTCGGGGCTGCCCCCGGAGAAGGTTTTTGTTATACCTAATGCTGTGGACACTGCAATGTTCAAGCCAGCGGTGGTGCAGCCGAGCCGCTCGgagattgttattgttgttattagcCGGTTGGTTTATCGCAAGGGAGCAGATTTGCTTGTTGAAGTCATTCCAGATGTATGCCGTCTGCATCCCAATGTGAGTATGCATCCCAAT GTTCGTTTCATTGTTGGAGGTGATGGACCTAAGCGTGTGTGGTTGGAGGAGATGAGAGAAAAACATTCTCTTCAAGATCGAGTTGAAATGTTGGGAGCCGTGCCACATGCACAAGTCCGATCTGTTCTAATATCAGGACACATCTTCTTAAACAG TTCGTTAACTGAAGCTTTTTGTATAGCCATATTAGAGGCTGCTAGTTGTGGATTGTTAACAGTTAGCACACGTGTTGGAGGAGTTCCCGAG GTTTTACCAGATGACATGATCATTTTGGCAGAACCTGATCCTGGTGATATGGTGCTTGCAATTGAAAGGGCAATATCAATGCTGCCAAAAGTTGATCCACAAGTCATGCACCACCGG atGAGGGAACTCTATAACTGGCATGATGTTGCCAAAAGGACTGAAATTGTATATGATCGTGCTTTGAAGTGCCCCAATCAAAATCTATTTGAACGGGTCTCACG ATACCTTTATTGCGGAGTGTGGGCAGGCAAGCTGTTCTTCGTGGTTATGAtagttgattttttgttttggcgGCTATTGGAACTATGGCAG CCTGCAGAGGACATTGAGGAGATGCCAGATTTAACTCTTCCACACATCTCCAACAAAGAGACATTGCAAAAAACCGAATGA
- the LOC112712659 gene encoding phosphatidylinositol N-acetylglucosaminyltransferase subunit A isoform X2 produces the protein MDRKKYRIMMVSDFFYPNFGGVENHIYYLSQCLLKLEHKVVVVTHAYGNRSGVRYMTGGLKVYYVPWRPFVMQNSFPTLFPSLPIIRTILIRERITIVHGHQAFSTLCHEALMHSRTMGYRVVFTDHSLYGFSDAGSIHMNKVLQFTLADVSQAICVSHTSKENTVLRSGLPPEKVFVIPNAVDTAMFKPAVVQPSRSEIVIVVISRLVYRKGADLLVEVIPDVCRLHPNVRFIVGGDGPKRVWLEEMREKHSLQDRVEMLGAVPHAQVRSVLISGHIFLNSSLTEAFCIAILEAASCGLLTVSTRVGGVPEVLPDDMIILAEPDPGDMVLAIERAISMLPKVDPQVMHHRMRELYNWHDVAKRTEIVYDRALKCPNQNLFERVSRYLYCGVWAGKLFFVVMIVDFLFWRLLELWQPAEDIEEMPDLTLPHISNKETLQKTE, from the exons ATGGATAGAAAAAAGTACAGAATTATGATGGTCTCTGATTTTTTCTATCCCAACTTTGGTGGCGTCGAGAACCACATCTATTATCTCTCTCAGTGCTTACTCAAGCTAGAGCACAAG GTAGTGGTTGTAACTCATGCATATGGAAACCGATCTGGGGTTAGATACATGACTGGTGGTTTGAAAGTTTACTATGTTCCATGGAGGCCTTTTGTTATGCAGAATTCATTCCCAACCCTATTTCCCTCACTCCCCATTATTAGAACCATTCTCATTCGAGAAAGAATCACTATTGTCCATGGACATCAAGCATTTTCCACTCTCTGTCATGAAGCTCTCATGCATTCTAGAACCATGGGGTACAGGGTTGTATTCACGGATCATTCTCTGTATGGATTTTCGGATGCTGGAAGCATACATATGAACAAGGTCTTGCAGTTTACATTGGCTGATGTGAGTCAGGCCATATGTGTTTCGCATACGAGCAAGGAGAATACAGTGCTGCGGTCGGGGCTGCCCCCGGAGAAGGTTTTTGTTATACCTAATGCTGTGGACACTGCAATGTTCAAGCCAGCGGTGGTGCAGCCGAGCCGCTCGgagattgttattgttgttattagcCGGTTGGTTTATCGCAAGGGAGCAGATTTGCTTGTTGAAGTCATTCCAGATGTATGCCGTCTGCATCCCAAT GTTCGTTTCATTGTTGGAGGTGATGGACCTAAGCGTGTGTGGTTGGAGGAGATGAGAGAAAAACATTCTCTTCAAGATCGAGTTGAAATGTTGGGAGCCGTGCCACATGCACAAGTCCGATCTGTTCTAATATCAGGACACATCTTCTTAAACAG TTCGTTAACTGAAGCTTTTTGTATAGCCATATTAGAGGCTGCTAGTTGTGGATTGTTAACAGTTAGCACACGTGTTGGAGGAGTTCCCGAG GTTTTACCAGATGACATGATCATTTTGGCAGAACCTGATCCTGGTGATATGGTGCTTGCAATTGAAAGGGCAATATCAATGCTGCCAAAAGTTGATCCACAAGTCATGCACCACCGG atGAGGGAACTCTATAACTGGCATGATGTTGCCAAAAGGACTGAAATTGTATATGATCGTGCTTTGAAGTGCCCCAATCAAAATCTATTTGAACGGGTCTCACG ATACCTTTATTGCGGAGTGTGGGCAGGCAAGCTGTTCTTCGTGGTTATGAtagttgattttttgttttggcgGCTATTGGAACTATGGCAG CCTGCAGAGGACATTGAGGAGATGCCAGATTTAACTCTTCCACACATCTCCAACAAAGAGACATTGCAAAAAACCGAATGA
- the LOC112712662 gene encoding ras-related protein RABF1 isoform X1 yields the protein MGCGSSTLGRDSRPLGRDNSENGGGQDAKNLRVKLVLLGDSGVGKSCIVLRFVRGQFDPTSKVTVGASFLSQTIALQDSTTVKFEIWDTAGQERYAALAPLYYRGAAVAVIVYDITSPESFSKAQYWVKELQKHGSPEIVLALVGNKADLHEKREVAVQDGIDYAEKNGMFFIETSAKTADNINELFEEIAKRLPRPSAS from the exons ATGGGCTGTGGCTCCTCCACTCTAG GTAGGGATTCGAGGCCGCTTGGTCGAGACAATTCTGAGAATGGTGGAGGGCAGGACGCCAAGAACCTTCGTGTTAAG CTTGTTCTCTTAGGTGATTCTGGCGTCGGTAAAAGCTGTATTGTTCTAAGGTTTGTCCGTGGTCAATTCGATCCAACATCCAAG GTAACTGTTGGAGCATCTTTTTTGTCGCAAACGATAGCACTGCAAGACTCTACAACAGTTAAGTTTGAAATATGGGATACTGCTGGTCAAGAGAG GTATGCTGCATTGGCACCCCTATATTATCGTGGTGCAGCGGTTGCAGTTATTGTCTATGATATTACAAGCCCGGAATCTTTCAGCAAAGCACAATACTGGGTTAAG GAGCTACAAAAGCACGGAAGCCCTGAAATAGTTCTGGCATTGGTTGGTAATAAAGCTGATCTTCATGAGAAGCGAGAGGTGGCTGTTCAG GATGGCATTGACTATGCAGAGAAGAACGGAATGTTCTTTATAGAGACATCTGCAAAGACAGCGGACAACATAAATGAACTCTTTGAG
- the LOC112712662 gene encoding ras-related protein RABF1 isoform X2: MKLNTGRDSRPLGRDNSENGGGQDAKNLRVKLVLLGDSGVGKSCIVLRFVRGQFDPTSKVTVGASFLSQTIALQDSTTVKFEIWDTAGQERYAALAPLYYRGAAVAVIVYDITSPESFSKAQYWVKELQKHGSPEIVLALVGNKADLHEKREVAVQDGIDYAEKNGMFFIETSAKTADNINELFEEIAKRLPRPSAS, from the exons atgaaattgaatACAGGTAGGGATTCGAGGCCGCTTGGTCGAGACAATTCTGAGAATGGTGGAGGGCAGGACGCCAAGAACCTTCGTGTTAAG CTTGTTCTCTTAGGTGATTCTGGCGTCGGTAAAAGCTGTATTGTTCTAAGGTTTGTCCGTGGTCAATTCGATCCAACATCCAAG GTAACTGTTGGAGCATCTTTTTTGTCGCAAACGATAGCACTGCAAGACTCTACAACAGTTAAGTTTGAAATATGGGATACTGCTGGTCAAGAGAG GTATGCTGCATTGGCACCCCTATATTATCGTGGTGCAGCGGTTGCAGTTATTGTCTATGATATTACAAGCCCGGAATCTTTCAGCAAAGCACAATACTGGGTTAAG GAGCTACAAAAGCACGGAAGCCCTGAAATAGTTCTGGCATTGGTTGGTAATAAAGCTGATCTTCATGAGAAGCGAGAGGTGGCTGTTCAG GATGGCATTGACTATGCAGAGAAGAACGGAATGTTCTTTATAGAGACATCTGCAAAGACAGCGGACAACATAAATGAACTCTTTGAG